A section of the Solitalea canadensis DSM 3403 genome encodes:
- a CDS encoding RHS repeat-associated core domain-containing protein: MEQPIYGADRLGTFFAQGSVRRYELKDHLGNVRGLLLRSKNGINADIYSFKDYYAFGSKAQSGGTDDYRYDYQGQYAEKDKETDWNAFDLRMYDAKIGRWLSVDPKAQYWSPYVGMGNNPISGVDPDGAFKYWFGAFVNWVAGGFEGRIEKSNEARKGEWYIGIDYPIDDNGNYGVRTVRTFDWNLPKVTIPNKYGGLNDYRAYQAYPFYIPGETRFDRSCRLFAAAHREEMLDFGGGGYNMFGGYGKGTQIAEELVVASGAGGETLPMVVERMIMKGEKIADIINEAKGLTWTTGNEYALVTLQNGERALVSGGPGGISFKTNQIIRLFGHTHPTSAGPSSADFVAVKLLNQSKQYVFHGGNITRIP, translated from the coding sequence ATGGAACAGCCAATTTATGGGGCAGATCGATTGGGGACCTTCTTCGCTCAGGGTAGTGTAAGACGATATGAACTGAAAGATCACTTAGGAAATGTGCGAGGGCTCTTGTTACGTAGCAAAAATGGAATTAATGCTGATATTTACAGTTTCAAAGATTATTATGCCTTTGGTAGTAAAGCTCAAAGTGGCGGAACGGATGATTATCGCTATGATTATCAGGGGCAATATGCTGAAAAGGATAAGGAAACCGACTGGAATGCGTTTGATCTCCGTATGTACGATGCCAAAATAGGACGTTGGCTAAGTGTGGACCCTAAGGCTCAATATTGGTCACCGTATGTGGGGATGGGAAATAATCCTATTAGTGGGGTTGATCCTGATGGTGCATTTAAGTATTGGTTTGGTGCGTTTGTAAATTGGGTTGCAGGAGGATTTGAAGGGAGAATTGAAAAAAGTAATGAGGCGCGAAAAGGAGAGTGGTATATAGGCATTGATTACCCTATTGACGATAATGGAAACTATGGAGTACGGACTGTTCGTACTTTCGATTGGAATTTACCTAAAGTAACTATTCCAAATAAATATGGAGGGCTCAATGACTATCGGGCTTATCAGGCTTATCCATTTTATATTCCAGGTGAAACACGATTTGATAGGAGTTGTAGGTTATTTGCAGCTGCTCATAGAGAGGAGATGTTAGATTTTGGGGGCGGAGGTTATAATATGTTTGGGGGGTATGGAAAAGGTACGCAAATTGCGGAGGAACTTGTTGTTGCTTCTGGGGCTGGAGGGGAAACTCTTCCAATGGTAGTTGAAAGGATGATTATGAAAGGTGAAAAAATTGCTGATATTATCAATGAGGCAAAAGGATTAACTTGGACAACAGGAAATGAGTATGCTTTAGTAACTTTGCAGAATGGAGAAAGGGCATTAGTTAGTGGAGGGCCTGGTGGAATTAGTTTTAAAACGAATCAGATTATTAGATTATTCGGTCATACACATCCCACATCAGCAGGACCAAGTTCAGCTGATTTTGTGGCAGTTAAGTTATTAAATCAAAGCAAGCAATATGTGTTTCATGGAGGAAATATTACTCGAATTCCTTAA
- a CDS encoding RHS repeat domain-containing protein encodes MEQPIYGADRLGTFFVQGSVRRYELKDHLGNVRAVLLRSKNGINADIYSFKDYYAFGSKAQSGGADDYRYDYQGQFAEKDKETDWNAFDLRMYDAKIGRWLSVDPKNQYWSPYVGMGNNPVSGIDPDGAFKTWFGAFRAWIGGGFKGEIHKANDGERKGEYYIGTENTSASLGDFGKGYSIDFSFKKDYGGNVFSMTGAKGEEKEKWNPNCDPRITNLDDVMFGVSMVNSLATMKRPIPFKPLDWQRTSLSLLQYIKVNNDYLGVVNKGLSYIDLVKPKLKPDTIIKTRTVHRDYKTYMINMFGDTISTSTGSQIIGTVQDTIVNGVKINKN; translated from the coding sequence ATGGAACAGCCAATTTATGGAGCTGATCGTTTGGGGACATTCTTCGTACAAGGTAGTGTAAGGCGGTACGAATTAAAAGACCATTTAGGCAATGTAAGAGCTGTATTGTTACGTAGCAAAAATGGAATTAATGCTGATATTTACAGTTTCAAAGATTATTATGCCTTTGGTAGTAAAGCTCAAAGTGGAGGAGCGGATGATTATCGTTATGACTATCAGGGCCAATTTGCTGAAAAGGATAAGGAAACCGACTGGAATGCCTTTGATCTTAGAATGTATGATGCCAAGATTGGCCGTTGGTTAAGCGTAGATCCTAAAAATCAATACTGGTCACCATATGTTGGTATGGGAAATAATCCTGTAAGTGGGATTGACCCTGATGGTGCATTTAAAACTTGGTTTGGAGCATTTAGGGCTTGGATTGGGGGAGGTTTTAAGGGGGAAATTCATAAAGCAAATGACGGAGAGCGAAAAGGAGAATATTATATTGGTACAGAGAATACTTCTGCAAGTCTTGGAGATTTTGGCAAAGGATATAGTATAGATTTCTCTTTTAAAAAGGATTATGGGGGTAACGTTTTTTCGATGACAGGAGCTAAAGGTGAAGAGAAAGAAAAATGGAATCCAAACTGTGATCCAAGAATAACTAATCTTGATGACGTAATGTTCGGAGTAAGTATGGTTAATTCCTTAGCTACAATGAAAAGGCCAATTCCATTTAAGCCTTTGGATTGGCAACGAACATCATTGTCATTGTTGCAATATATTAAGGTAAATAATGATTATTTAGGAGTTGTTAATAAAGGATTAAGTTATATTGATTTAGTAAAACCAAAGCTGAAACCAGATACTATTATTAAAACAAGAACAGTTCATAGGGATTATAAAACTTATATGATAAATATGTTTGGAGACACAATTAGTACATCAACTGGCTCTCAAATAATTGGCACAGTCCAAGATACAATTGTAAATGGAGTTAAAATTAATAAGAATTAA
- a CDS encoding toxin-antitoxin system YwqK family antitoxin, with protein sequence MKLKLFYFTFVITLFACKNEKNKSNKMLCEYYPNGNIKALMKYDEDKKVGYVNDYYEDGQIEDSISIVNNLPNGYSYRYRRDGKIETIRFIRNDRKYASVFHFDKNQKVDYYGFHGLKGQLLYGVEYDSSMNVKSEMGKLAPDCNTVDTVFAKGTSFLFHILIPTPPHMAIKLEVKKVDMLNNQLTLESHTVKEGSGDIMLKLDSLGYYKWIFVTYFNDTVGYKKNDTTFRTTMTFNPKIR encoded by the coding sequence ATGAAGTTAAAATTGTTTTATTTCACTTTTGTAATTACCTTATTTGCTTGCAAGAACGAGAAGAATAAATCCAATAAAATGCTTTGTGAATACTATCCAAACGGAAATATAAAAGCACTTATGAAATACGATGAAGATAAAAAAGTTGGTTATGTTAATGATTACTATGAAGATGGACAAATAGAAGATAGTATTTCAATAGTAAACAATTTACCCAATGGATATTCATATAGATATAGAAGAGATGGGAAAATCGAAACTATACGTTTTATCCGTAATGATAGAAAGTACGCTTCTGTATTTCATTTTGACAAAAATCAAAAGGTTGATTATTATGGTTTTCATGGTTTGAAAGGCCAATTATTGTATGGAGTGGAATACGATAGCAGTATGAACGTTAAAAGTGAAATGGGTAAATTAGCTCCTGATTGTAATACGGTTGATACTGTATTTGCAAAAGGAACAAGTTTTTTGTTTCATATACTTATTCCAACCCCTCCTCACATGGCGATAAAACTTGAAGTGAAGAAAGTTGATATGCTGAATAATCAATTAACACTTGAATCACATACAGTGAAGGAAGGCAGTGGAGACATAATGCTAAAATTAGATAGTTTGGGATATTATAAATGGATTTTTGTTACTTACTTTAATGATACAGTTGGATATAAAAAGAATGATACTACATTTAGAACAACGATGACTTTTAATCCTAAAATCAGATAG
- a CDS encoding RHS repeat-associated core domain-containing protein, translated as MEQPIYGADRLGTFFVQGSVRRYELKDHLGNVRGLLLRNKNGINADIYSFKDYYAFGSKAQSGGTDDYRYDYQGQYSEKEKENGLDWNAFDLRMYDAKIGRWLSVDPKGQYWSPYVGMGNNPMNGVDPDGGFWQELGNWLFSSEHLWVSNTGLEYYRNNPGSSYEWEGDRLTGMARLSSMDYTFQDYKTSTLPGVNVALFKAVQDYTFAGVDVYFDLEWKVTGGFRSSMLLKNFEGFDVNMLSVDLAKFSFVDNKMSVIGIDGFLGGSVGYELAHAGATVGIEASFVGSRDLATNKVKIEEALMKINGGYAGIGIEGAIDLAQKRLSGAIAYGVKGGTGLVTEITPKLVVKQHTPFHW; from the coding sequence ATGGAACAGCCAATTTATGGAGCTGATCGTCTGGGGACATTCTTCGTACAAGGTAGTGTTAGAAGATATGAACTGAAAGATCATTTAGGGAATGTGCGAGGTCTCTTGTTACGTAACAAAAATGGAATTAATGCAGATATTTACAGTTTCAAAGATTATTATGCCTTTGGTAGTAAAGCTCAAAGTGGAGGAACTGATGATTATCGTTATGATTATCAGGGGCAGTATAGTGAGAAAGAAAAAGAGAATGGATTAGACTGGAACGCCTTTGATTTGCGTATGTATGATGCTAAGATTGGTCGGTGGTTAAGTGTGGATCCTAAAGGGCAATACTGGTCTCCTTATGTAGGAATGGGGAATAACCCCATGAATGGGGTTGATCCAGATGGAGGTTTCTGGCAAGAGCTTGGAAATTGGCTGTTTTCATCAGAACATTTATGGGTGTCCAACACAGGGTTGGAATATTATAGAAATAATCCTGGTTCTAGTTATGAGTGGGAAGGAGACCGATTAACGGGAATGGCTAGGTTATCAAGTATGGATTATACATTTCAAGATTATAAAACTTCTACTCTTCCAGGTGTCAATGTGGCTCTTTTTAAAGCGGTTCAAGATTATACATTTGCTGGGGTAGATGTATATTTTGATCTGGAATGGAAAGTGACTGGAGGCTTTAGATCTTCTATGCTTCTGAAAAATTTTGAAGGATTTGATGTCAACATGTTGTCAGTTGACTTAGCAAAATTCAGTTTTGTTGATAATAAGATGTCAGTAATTGGCATCGACGGATTTTTAGGTGGTTCAGTCGGATATGAGCTTGCTCATGCAGGTGCAACGGTGGGCATTGAAGCATCCTTTGTAGGTTCTAGAGACTTGGCAACAAATAAGGTTAAAATAGAAGAAGCGTTGATGAAAATAAATGGCGGGTATGCGGGCATTGGAATTGAAGGAGCAATTGATTTGGCGCAAAAAAGATTATCTGGAGCAATAGCTTACGGAGTAAAAGGGGGTACTGGCCTTGTTACAGAAATTACTCCTAAACTTGTAGTTAAACAACATACACCATTTCATTGGTAG
- a CDS encoding OmpA family protein: MIGTGTVAPLFGKQDIKAADVHFGIRIPVLKKHPKDRDNDLISDKKDKCKKVPGDPQFWGCPDTDKDGVQDSEDKCPEVAGKAEFGGCPDTDNDGVQDSEDKCPTIAGKSEFAGCPDTDNDGIIDSLDQCPELAGPKELNGCPDTDGDGIIDPKDKCPTEKGLPEFDGCPLRDKDGDGVKDEVDECPTVAGPVENKGCPYPDTDGDGVLDKDDYCPLTPGDPANNGCPVIKEEVKKILEKAFDKLEFTTGKSVIKSVSFASLNDLAKIMKENAAYKLRIEGHTDNVGKRANNMTLSKNRANAVKNYLVKKGVEATRFDVKWYGPDKPVADNATAEGRQQNRRVEMTIVFE, translated from the coding sequence ATGATCGGAACCGGTACAGTTGCACCATTATTCGGAAAGCAAGATATCAAAGCGGCTGATGTGCACTTTGGTATTCGTATTCCTGTTTTGAAGAAACATCCGAAAGACCGTGATAATGATTTGATTTCTGATAAGAAAGATAAATGTAAAAAGGTTCCTGGTGATCCTCAGTTTTGGGGATGTCCTGATACGGATAAAGACGGGGTTCAGGATAGTGAAGACAAATGTCCGGAAGTTGCAGGAAAAGCAGAATTTGGTGGTTGTCCTGATACCGATAACGATGGAGTGCAGGATAGTGAAGATAAATGCCCGACCATTGCAGGAAAGTCAGAATTTGCAGGCTGCCCTGATACGGATAATGACGGAATTATTGACAGCTTGGATCAATGCCCTGAATTGGCCGGACCTAAAGAATTGAATGGTTGTCCGGATACCGATGGGGATGGAATTATCGATCCGAAAGATAAATGTCCAACAGAAAAAGGTTTACCGGAATTTGATGGTTGTCCGTTAAGAGATAAAGACGGCGATGGAGTAAAAGATGAAGTGGATGAATGTCCAACGGTAGCGGGACCGGTAGAAAACAAAGGTTGTCCTTACCCTGATACGGATGGAGACGGAGTATTAGATAAAGACGATTACTGTCCGTTAACACCAGGTGACCCAGCAAACAACGGTTGTCCGGTTATTAAGGAAGAAGTGAAGAAAATTCTTGAAAAAGCGTTTGATAAGCTTGAATTCACTACCGGAAAATCAGTCATTAAAAGTGTTTCATTTGCTTCACTAAATGATCTTGCAAAGATCATGAAAGAAAATGCAGCTTATAAGCTCCGTATAGAAGGTCATACTGATAATGTAGGCAAGCGTGCAAACAACATGACACTGTCTAAAAACAGGGCTAATGCTGTTAAAAACTACCTTGTGAAAAAAGGAGTGGAAGCAACCAGATTCGATGTTAAATGGTACGGTCCGGATAAGCCGGTAGCAGATAATGCAACCGCAGAAGGCCGCCAACAAAATCGTCGTGTAGAAATGACAATAGTATTTGAATAA
- a CDS encoding EthD family reductase, whose product MAKMTVIYKTPKDKEFFEQHYFDVHIPLAKQLPGLIKYEINDGTIISLTGHSEPYRIANLYFDSLEAMMNAFRSEIGQKCAVDRKILASNEDVQIYLYDTMDT is encoded by the coding sequence ATGGCAAAAATGACTGTGATTTATAAAACGCCAAAGGATAAAGAATTCTTCGAACAACATTATTTTGATGTACACATTCCTTTGGCGAAGCAATTACCAGGACTAATAAAGTATGAAATAAATGATGGTACTATTATCTCATTAACGGGACATTCTGAACCTTATCGAATAGCTAATTTATATTTTGATTCCCTCGAAGCAATGATGAATGCTTTTCGGTCAGAAATAGGACAAAAATGTGCTGTTGACAGAAAGATTTTAGCAAGCAATGAAGATGTTCAGATTTATTTGTATGATACAATGGATACTTAA
- a CDS encoding SusC/RagA family TonB-linked outer membrane protein, giving the protein MKKRLLFFLLSFVFLSMHSYAQQKTVTGKVLSLSDGAALPGVSVLIKGTVKGSQTNSSGEYSIVAEAKDVLVFQFVGFKTVEKSVGSSATINVQLAEDSKALGEVVVTALGIKQEKRALGSTVTEVKGDVIANSQRENFVNSLQGRVAGLTVNSTSGMPGASASVVIRGINSLSGSNQPLFIVDGLPIDNKSMNTNRMASDKPGSTTATFNRQLDYTNRGADISPNDIESITVLKGPEASALYGIDAASGAIVITTKRGKAGQTRVNYSNDFRLDQITKYPEVQKVYAQGIGGVTDNSVFTQFGQPYAAGAQLYDNIKPFFKDAFTQRHNLSVDGGSDKATYRASLAYTNQEGFVPNTALKRVNLGLSAKAEVSKYVATDLSFNYINDDNDQVFKGDGGPMLGLLIWPSVDDAQVYLNADGSRKFINPTNTKEYENPYFNVNENYNKAKTNRLLSNLGLTISPLKWLKFVGNFGFDIYSTENQVLRSPQSGYALSNNGILDDAVSNTKNFNIQYYASADKKFGKFSTSLKVGSAVTMQNSIVTSVEGLDFQAPDFTSINNTRPSSMRGRTDQVQRRLVGVFGMATMNYDDMVYLNVTGRNDWTSTLPLANRSFFYPSASLSFIFTELNGLKNNSVLSFGKLKASVAQVGKDADPYSIYPALETQLTTGAGFSYGFTAPSPYLKPEKTTSYEIGTELKFFQNRLGVDVAVYNSQSVNQIIKDLRMSYGTGFILAVRNGGKLKNQGVEIQLNGTPIKKNGFTWDILANFTKTNSELQTLPNNLAEYYVSDTWVYANVRNGAVPGQSMTTLTGFDFQRNKNGEVLVDTKTGLPLRDQSKWVPVGDRNPDFNIGLTNSFNYKNWNLSFLFDIRKGGDIWNATEYFMTINGLSKNTLNRTEKVVINGVLKDGKENSDAPTKNTMELDPMTSAAYWNQATGAFLEKDFIEKDINWIRMKELALGYTFPQTMVSRLRGVKSLSLFASVNDLFMITNYKGLDPVVNGNSAAVGGSGATGFDYGNFPLPRGFNFGLKLGL; this is encoded by the coding sequence ATGAAAAAAAGACTACTCTTTTTTTTACTGAGTTTTGTCTTTCTGTCGATGCACAGCTATGCTCAACAGAAAACAGTAACTGGTAAAGTTTTGTCGCTTTCCGATGGCGCTGCGCTGCCAGGCGTTTCGGTACTGATCAAGGGAACGGTGAAAGGTTCTCAAACCAACTCTTCAGGTGAGTATTCAATCGTTGCTGAAGCGAAAGATGTTTTAGTGTTTCAGTTTGTTGGTTTTAAAACGGTTGAAAAATCAGTAGGTTCGAGTGCCACTATCAACGTACAGTTAGCCGAAGATTCTAAAGCATTGGGTGAGGTTGTAGTAACTGCATTGGGTATTAAACAGGAAAAACGTGCATTAGGAAGTACGGTAACAGAAGTAAAAGGAGATGTAATTGCAAACTCTCAGCGCGAAAACTTTGTAAACTCATTACAAGGTCGTGTTGCTGGTTTAACCGTAAATAGTACATCTGGTATGCCGGGTGCATCAGCATCTGTTGTTATTCGTGGTATTAACTCGTTAAGTGGAAGCAACCAGCCTCTGTTTATAGTTGACGGTTTGCCAATCGATAATAAATCGATGAATACCAATCGTATGGCTTCTGATAAGCCAGGTTCAACCACGGCAACTTTCAATCGTCAGCTAGATTATACCAACCGTGGAGCAGATATCAGCCCTAATGATATTGAGTCGATTACTGTATTAAAAGGTCCAGAGGCCTCTGCCCTTTATGGTATTGATGCGGCTTCAGGTGCTATTGTTATTACTACCAAGCGTGGTAAGGCAGGACAAACAAGAGTGAATTACTCCAATGATTTTCGTTTAGATCAAATTACAAAATATCCTGAAGTTCAGAAGGTGTATGCGCAAGGTATTGGGGGTGTAACTGATAATTCAGTGTTTACACAATTTGGTCAGCCATATGCGGCTGGAGCTCAGCTGTATGATAATATTAAGCCTTTCTTTAAAGATGCGTTTACACAGCGTCACAATCTTTCAGTAGACGGTGGATCAGATAAAGCAACTTACCGTGCTTCATTGGCCTACACCAATCAGGAAGGTTTTGTTCCTAATACAGCATTGAAACGTGTAAACTTAGGTTTGTCGGCCAAAGCTGAAGTCTCTAAGTATGTAGCAACTGATTTAAGTTTTAATTACATTAATGACGACAACGATCAGGTATTCAAAGGCGACGGTGGTCCGATGTTGGGTTTATTAATTTGGCCTTCAGTGGATGATGCCCAGGTTTATTTAAATGCTGACGGATCTCGTAAATTCATTAATCCTACCAATACCAAAGAATATGAAAACCCTTATTTTAACGTAAACGAAAACTATAATAAGGCTAAAACCAATCGTTTGTTATCGAATCTTGGATTAACTATTTCTCCGTTAAAATGGTTGAAGTTTGTAGGTAACTTTGGTTTCGATATTTATTCGACGGAAAACCAGGTGTTACGTAGCCCTCAATCTGGTTATGCACTTTCAAATAATGGTATTTTAGATGATGCAGTAAGTAATACCAAAAACTTTAACATCCAATATTATGCTTCTGCAGATAAAAAGTTTGGTAAGTTTTCGACCAGCTTGAAAGTTGGTAGTGCAGTAACCATGCAGAATAGTATTGTTACTTCGGTAGAAGGTCTCGATTTTCAGGCACCTGATTTTACTTCAATTAATAATACCAGACCATCATCAATGCGTGGACGTACCGATCAGGTTCAACGTCGTTTAGTGGGTGTGTTCGGAATGGCAACTATGAACTATGATGACATGGTGTATTTGAATGTTACTGGTCGTAATGACTGGACTTCAACTCTGCCATTGGCGAACAGATCATTCTTCTATCCTTCAGCTTCATTAAGCTTCATCTTTACTGAATTGAATGGGTTGAAAAATAACAGTGTTTTGTCATTTGGTAAGTTAAAAGCTTCTGTTGCTCAGGTAGGTAAGGATGCTGATCCGTATAGCATTTACCCTGCATTAGAGACTCAGCTAACTACTGGAGCAGGCTTTTCTTATGGTTTTACAGCACCAAGTCCATACCTGAAGCCAGAAAAAACAACTTCATATGAGATTGGTACTGAGCTAAAATTCTTCCAAAACAGATTAGGTGTTGACGTAGCTGTTTACAATAGCCAGTCAGTTAATCAGATTATTAAAGACCTGCGTATGAGTTATGGTACAGGATTTATCCTTGCTGTAAGAAACGGAGGTAAATTAAAGAACCAAGGTGTTGAAATCCAGCTGAATGGTACTCCAATTAAAAAGAACGGTTTTACCTGGGATATCCTTGCTAACTTCACTAAAACTAACAGCGAGTTACAAACCTTGCCTAACAATTTAGCAGAGTATTATGTATCTGATACATGGGTATATGCTAACGTTCGTAATGGTGCTGTACCTGGCCAGTCAATGACTACTTTAACCGGTTTTGACTTCCAACGAAATAAAAATGGTGAAGTTCTGGTTGATACTAAAACAGGCTTGCCTTTAAGAGATCAGTCTAAATGGGTGCCAGTCGGAGATCGTAACCCTGACTTCAATATTGGTTTAACTAACTCGTTTAACTATAAAAACTGGAACTTAAGTTTCTTGTTCGATATTCGCAAAGGTGGTGACATTTGGAATGCAACTGAATATTTCATGACTATTAATGGTTTAAGTAAGAATACCTTAAATCGTACAGAAAAAGTTGTGATCAATGGTGTGCTAAAAGATGGTAAAGAGAATTCTGATGCCCCTACAAAAAATACCATGGAGTTAGATCCGATGACCAGTGCTGCTTATTGGAATCAGGCTACTGGTGCTTTCCTTGAAAAAGATTTCATTGAAAAAGACATCAACTGGATCCGTATGAAGGAGTTAGCTTTAGGTTACACCTTCCCACAAACGATGGTAAGTCGCCTGAGAGGTGTTAAATCATTATCGTTGTTTGCTTCTGTTAACGATTTATTCATGATCACAAATTATAAAGGTTTAGATCCTGTAGTAAACGGTAACTCAGCTGCAGTAGGAGGTAGTGGCGCAACTGGTTTCGATTATGGAAACTTCCCATTGCCAAGAGGCTTCAACTTTGGTCTTAAATTAGGTCTTTAA
- a CDS encoding SusD/RagB family nutrient-binding outer membrane lipoprotein, with protein MKKKIYAALVVVGLAATYGCKDFLDVNTNPNGPEKVSPNLYLASMESNLALGVQFDARYMGKYVQNFVAAGASDVWDQQGYIPANDAGGQLWRNVYWKLGYNAEDMINLSLSQQRWDLAGIGYVLKAWGWQNLTDMHGEIIIKEAYMPNKSTFNYDSQEFAYSEVKRLCDSAALLFSRTDGVVNTAYTAKGDIMYKGDKTKWVKFMNGLLAMNAHHLSNKASYSANKVIEYVDKALASNGDDAMMPFAATVSDDANFFGPMRNNIGTFIQSEFAVNSMNGTVFGGVVDPRLPLLLVKADDGQYHGLKPTAGNKSVPADQVPYTLWGTKTLTAGQKGKFLFDNAVGFPLMTYAQLQFIKAEAALEKGDNIMALDAYKKGISAHFDFVNKFFGTADQITTDAKAAYMANANIVPNDANTLTLKQIMMQKYIAQFGWGFIEQWCDMRRHHYDSTIFTGFSAPSTLYPDNGGKLVYRLRPRYNSEYVWNIEALKSIGATNADYHTKEMWFTQP; from the coding sequence ATGAAAAAGAAAATATATGCAGCTTTAGTAGTAGTAGGTTTAGCTGCAACGTACGGATGTAAAGATTTTCTGGATGTAAATACGAATCCGAATGGACCGGAGAAAGTATCACCAAATCTTTATTTAGCATCAATGGAATCGAACCTTGCCTTAGGGGTACAGTTTGATGCCAGATACATGGGGAAATATGTTCAGAACTTTGTAGCCGCCGGCGCAAGTGATGTATGGGATCAGCAGGGTTATATTCCTGCCAACGATGCAGGAGGTCAGTTGTGGCGTAACGTTTATTGGAAATTAGGTTACAATGCCGAAGATATGATCAATCTGTCGTTAAGTCAGCAGCGTTGGGATCTTGCGGGTATAGGTTATGTTTTAAAAGCATGGGGATGGCAAAACCTGACTGATATGCATGGTGAAATTATTATTAAAGAAGCTTATATGCCTAATAAGAGCACATTTAATTATGATTCACAAGAATTTGCTTATAGCGAAGTAAAACGCTTATGTGATTCAGCCGCTTTGTTATTCAGTCGTACTGATGGAGTGGTTAACACAGCATACACTGCAAAAGGTGATATCATGTATAAAGGTGATAAAACCAAATGGGTTAAATTCATGAACGGATTATTGGCAATGAATGCACACCATTTATCAAATAAAGCTTCATATAGTGCGAATAAAGTAATTGAATATGTTGATAAAGCTTTAGCAAGTAATGGTGATGATGCAATGATGCCTTTTGCTGCAACAGTTTCTGATGATGCGAACTTCTTTGGACCTATGAGAAATAACATAGGTACATTCATTCAGTCAGAGTTTGCGGTAAATTCAATGAACGGAACTGTTTTTGGAGGAGTTGTTGATCCTCGTTTGCCTTTATTGTTAGTAAAAGCAGATGATGGCCAATATCATGGATTAAAACCAACCGCAGGTAATAAATCTGTTCCTGCTGATCAGGTGCCATATACATTGTGGGGTACTAAAACATTAACAGCTGGACAAAAAGGTAAGTTTTTATTTGATAATGCAGTAGGTTTTCCACTGATGACTTATGCTCAATTACAGTTTATCAAGGCCGAAGCTGCATTGGAAAAAGGTGATAATATCATGGCTTTGGATGCTTATAAGAAAGGTATTTCAGCTCACTTTGATTTTGTAAATAAGTTTTTTGGGACTGCTGATCAGATCACAACAGATGCTAAAGCTGCATATATGGCTAATGCCAATATTGTTCCTAATGATGCAAATACACTGACCTTAAAGCAAATCATGATGCAGAAATATATTGCACAGTTTGGCTGGGGTTTCATCGAACAGTGGTGTGATATGCGAAGACATCATTATGATTCAACTATTTTCACAGGTTTTTCAGCGCCATCTACATTATATCCTGATAATGGGGGAAAATTAGTTTACAGATTGCGCCCGCGCTACAATTCAGAATATGTTTGGAACATTGAAGCACTAAAATCAATCGGTGCAACAAACGCCGATTATCATACAAAAGAAATGTGGTTCACGCAACCATAG